The window GGCCAAGCCCCCATACGGTGCCCAGGCCGCCACCCGCGCCCTGCCTCTTCCTCGACGCCCCCTCTCATTCATGTTCATCCGTCATGTCCCGTTTCGCTTCGCGATGCTCCGCTCAAGAAGTCAGAATTCAGGAGTCAGAATTCAGAATCTTTCTCCCGCACACAGCCTTACGTCTTTCGTCTTCTTCTCCAAACTTTCGTCTCCAGTCTCCCACCTTCTGACTCCTGACTCCTGACTTCTGACTTCTGACTTCTGAATCCTTCCCCCCCCTCACACCCGCCTCGTCCTGGCCTGCCCAAAGAGCCCCGCGGGCCGAAACCATAAAACGCAGAGCAGGATCAGAAACGCCAGAGCGTCCTTGTAAGCCGAGGAGACAAAGCCGGCTGCCAGGGATTCCAGGACACCCAGCAACAATCCGCCGGCCACCGCGCCCCAGACATGGCCGTACCCGCCGAGAATGGCCGCGGCAAAGCCCTTCAACCCGAGCATCACCCCGGCGCTGTAGTGCATGCCGGTAATCGGCGCGATAAGCATTCCGGCCGTGGCTCCCAATCCGGCACTCAAGGCAAAGGAAATCATCACCATCCGGGCCACCGGGACGCCAACCAGGATTGCGCCGTGCCGGTTGTCGGAAACCGCGCGGATTGCCTGCCCCACGGCAGTGCGTTGAAAAAAGAGATGGAGCAAGGCCACACAGATCATGGTCACGGCCAATATCCACAAGGCCTGACGGGAGATCACCGCACCGGCCACCAAGAGCGGGGCTTCCGTGGAAAACGCGGGCAAGGCCCGGGCGGTTTTGCCCCAAATCAAGGACGCCGCCCCACGGGCAGCAATGGAAAATCCAACAGTGACCAGGACCAGAATCAGAACATGCCGGGATCTGGCCAGGCCAAGAGGAACCCGTTCCAAAAAGACACCCAACAACATTGCCGCGGCAATACTGGTTACAAAGGCAACAGGCATGGCCAGGCCCATGTCCTGGGTCAGCCCGATCATCAGCATGGCCCCAAGCATCACGAACTCACCCTGGGCGAAATTCACCAGCCCCGTGGCATTGTAGATGATACAAAATCCCACGGCCACCAGGGCGTAAATGCTGCCGGAAGTCAGGCCGGAAAGCAGGAATTGCGGAAGTTGGTCAAGGAGCATGGCGGAAAATAGCGCAAAATGGTCGGCTTAGCGCGCGAAGCGTTCCAGCGCCCAGGGCAGCAAATCCTGGCCCCTTTCCAGCATCAGGCCGGTGGACGCGGCCTGGGCTTCGCTGAAGTGCGGGATGCCGGAAGCCGTGGCCTCCGGGTGCCAGAGAAGGAATGGCACCGGATCGGGGACATGGGTCCGTTTGATCAGCGGGGTGAAATGGTCGCAGGCCACGAGGATCGCGGCGTCCATACCCCGCAAACCTTCCCGGATCGGCCCGACCACCTGGGCGTCGAAGTCCGCGATGGCCCGGAGCTTGTTTTCCAGGCTGCCCTGGTGTCCGCACTCATCCGGGGCTTCCACGTGCAGGAAGACGAAATCGCCCTGTTGCAGAAAGTCCAGCGCCGCGGCCACTTTCCCGGTGTAGTTCGTGTCCAGGTACCCGGTGGCGCCGGGCACGTCCAGGACCGCCATGCCCATGGCCTGCCCCAGGCCCTTGACCAGGTCCACGGCGGAAATCACCGCCCCGGACTGGTTGAACCGCTCCTGAAAATCCGGCAGATGGAGTGGACGTCCCTGACCCCACAGCCAGACGGCGTTGGCCTGGGAGGCGTTGTGCTCGCCATTGCCCAGAAGAGCGGCGGCCTCGCGCACCATGCGCCAGAGTTCCGGGCATTGCTGGTACGCGGCCAGATCCGGCCCCAAAGTCTGGTCCAGAATGTCATGGGGTGGTCGGATGGCCAATCCGGCTTCAGCGGCTTTGACACGGCCCGGTTGCACCACCAGATGGCGGTACTGGACTCCAGGATGAAAAACAGCGCCTGCTCCACCCAGCTCGTGTTGCAACATTTTCACCAGAGCCGTGGCTGTGGGTGTGTCGATGTGCCCGGCGGAGTAGTCCAGCATGACGCCGCTTGGCTCCAGTGCGCTGATCCGGACCAGGTTGCAGCGCCAGACCAGGTCATCGGGAGTCAAGATCAGTCCCTGGGCTGCGGCCTCGATGGGGCCGCGGCCTGTATGGTGTTTGGCCGGATCGCAGCCCAGCAAGGACATGTTCGCGATATCCGAGCCAGGCGGCATGCCTTCGGGTATGGTCCGGCACAGCCCGACCATTCCTTCTCGGGCCAGGGCGTCCATATGCGGTGTGTCCGCGGCCTCCAAAGGCGTCTTGCCGCCCAACGCCTCCACGGGCCAATCCCCCATGCCGTCGGCGATCAAAAAAACGGTTTTTCTCGCGCTCATGCCGTCCACTCTTTAAATTGTCTCGTTTGGTGACCAGGACTCAATGCTCGCGCATTCCCAACTCGATCAATCGGGCCAGCAGATGGTCGAAATCCAGGCCATGGGCTGCCGCGGCCTGAGGCAGCAGACTGGTTGCCGTCATCCCTGGGAGGGTGTTGACCTCCAGAAGGGATGCCTGTCCTTCATGCAGGATAAAATCAGCCCGACTGTAACCCCGAAGGCCGAGTATGCGGTGCGCATGCAAGGCCATGGACTGAATGCCTCGGCTGACATCTCCTGGAAGCGGGGCCGGGCAAACTTCATCAGCCCGCCCGGGAAGGTACTTGCTGTCATAGTCAAAAAAAGACGCCCCCTCACCGGGACGAATCAAGATCAACGGCAAGGCTTCATCTCCCAGAACCGAGCAGGTCACCTCCACTCCAGGCAGGTACTGCTCCACCAGTACGTCCCGCCCCTGCTGCAGGATCTTCTGGACAGCAGGCACCAGGCCATTGCGCTCGCGCACCATCTCGACCCCAAGGCTGGATCCACCGAGATTCGGCTTGACCACGTAGGGAGGAGCAAAAGGACACGAAATTTCAGCTGACAAATCAGAGATCTGCTCCCCATATTGATCCACCCCCAGACGTGCGGGCACGAATACCCATGGAGGCGTGGCCAGGTTGTTCTTCACGAACAAGGCCTTGGAAACCGCCTTGTCCAAAGCCAGGATCGAGCCGGCCGGACCACTGCCCTGGTAGGGCTTGCCCATGCCATCCAGCATGGCCTGAACCAAACCATCCTCTCCCGGGGCTCCGTGCAAATTCAAAAAGACAAAGTCAACGTCCTCCGCCAGGTGAGGCAACGTGGTCAGGCCGTCGCGGGGATCGAACAGGATCACCGTATGCCCCATTCGGCGCAAGGAGGTCTCAATTCCTGTTGCCCCGCTCAGGGAAACCTCGCGTTCGTCAGACCACCCGCCGGCTATCAAAAGAATACGCATCAAGCTCCACCTTCAAGGCCTGGCTGAGCAGGCGCTCAATAGCCCGCCCCTGCTCCAGGGACTGCTGAATATGTTGTCGCGCCTTGGCGTTCATGCCGTAGCGATCTTGGAGATCGGCGAACCGCTCGTCCAGGGAGACGATTTCCGTGTGCCGAACCCTTTTGTCGCTGTAGCAGACCACCAGGGAAACCGGGAAGCGCTGCAAATCCATGGGAAAGGGCCAGTCAACGTGATGCAGCACCGCCCGAGCCACCACCGGATTCCTGATCCGCTCCTGAATCCAGGCCGCTCCGATCTGGCTATGACTGCCGCCGTGCCGAATGGTGTAGAACTTGGCCACGTCATGCAACATGGCCGCCGCCCGGACATGGTCGATTTTCAGCGCCGGAAGGATTGTCGACTGGACCATTTCGGCGATGGTCAGGGCAACACGCGTCACCAACAGGCTGTGTGTCTGAATGTGTTCCGGCATCTCCCAGGTTGACCACATCTCTCGACACTCTTCGACGGAAGGCGTCTTCGCATGCATTGTCCATTCTGGGCCGTCCGGGAACGGATCAAGGACTTGTTCTGGATGATCGCGGACAATCCTCATGGCGTGCACCTGCCCGACAGTTGCCGTTCCGTTGCTGGCGGCTTGTGGCCTACTTTCCGGTTTGACAGACAAAGAGATCAAGCTTATCAATTGACTCATAAAAAAGCAAAAGGAGACACCCATATGTGTTTAGCCGTGCCCATGGAAGTAAAGCATATCAACAGCGAGTTGAACGTAGCGGACGTGGAGATTGCCGGGGTGAAACGCCAAGTGCGCCTGGACATCATCGACTACCCGGCTGCGGTCGGCGACTATGTGATCGTTCACGCCGGATTCGCCCTGCGCCGCCTGGACCGGGAGGACGCCCTGGAAACCTTGAAACTGTTTCAGGAAGGATTGAACCTTCAAGTGCACTGAGGAGTGACGCACCTAATGGCCCTGAACAACGCATCGGACACCCTGGCAAAATTCAAGGACCCAGTCCTGTGCCGCAACCTCTTGGACAAAATCCGGGCCGAGTTGCCCGGCCCTCTGGCTTTCATGGAAGTCTGCGGCACGCACACCGTGGCCATTTTTCAAAGCGGGCTGCGCTCCCTGCTCCCGGAGGAGATCCGGCATCTTTCCGGCCCCGGCTGTCCGGTTTGCGTGACCCATGAAGGCGAGGTGGCGGCCTTTCTGGAACTGGCCCGCAAGGACAATGTGATCATCGCCACCTTCGGCGACTTGATGCGCGTGCCCGGCCCCAAGGGTACCAGCCTGAAGCAGGCCCAGGCCGAAGGCTGCCGGATCGAAATCGTCTACTCCGCCTTCGACGCCCTGGCCCTGGCCCGCAAGAACCCCGAGTCCCGGGTCGTCTTTCTGGGAGTGGGCTTTGAAACCACCGCCCCCACGGTGGCCGCCACCATCAAGGTCGCCAAGGAGCAGGGCCTGGAGAATTTCCTCGTCTTCGCCATGCACAAGCTCGTCCCCCCGGCCCTGGCCGCCCTGCTCCAGGATCCCGAGGTCAATGTGGATGCCCTGATCC of the Desulfonatronum thioautotrophicum genome contains:
- a CDS encoding HypC/HybG/HupF family hydrogenase formation chaperone — encoded protein: MCLAVPMEVKHINSELNVADVEIAGVKRQVRLDIIDYPAAVGDYVIVHAGFALRRLDREDALETLKLFQEGLNLQVH
- a CDS encoding cofactor-independent phosphoglycerate mutase — its product is MSARKTVFLIADGMGDWPVEALGGKTPLEAADTPHMDALAREGMVGLCRTIPEGMPPGSDIANMSLLGCDPAKHHTGRGPIEAAAQGLILTPDDLVWRCNLVRISALEPSGVMLDYSAGHIDTPTATALVKMLQHELGGAGAVFHPGVQYRHLVVQPGRVKAAEAGLAIRPPHDILDQTLGPDLAAYQQCPELWRMVREAAALLGNGEHNASQANAVWLWGQGRPLHLPDFQERFNQSGAVISAVDLVKGLGQAMGMAVLDVPGATGYLDTNYTGKVAAALDFLQQGDFVFLHVEAPDECGHQGSLENKLRAIADFDAQVVGPIREGLRGMDAAILVACDHFTPLIKRTHVPDPVPFLLWHPEATASGIPHFSEAQAASTGLMLERGQDLLPWALERFAR
- a CDS encoding HD domain-containing protein, with product MRIVRDHPEQVLDPFPDGPEWTMHAKTPSVEECREMWSTWEMPEHIQTHSLLVTRVALTIAEMVQSTILPALKIDHVRAAAMLHDVAKFYTIRHGGSHSQIGAAWIQERIRNPVVARAVLHHVDWPFPMDLQRFPVSLVVCYSDKRVRHTEIVSLDERFADLQDRYGMNAKARQHIQQSLEQGRAIERLLSQALKVELDAYSFDSRRVV
- a CDS encoding branched-chain amino acid ABC transporter permease; amino-acid sequence: MLLDQLPQFLLSGLTSGSIYALVAVGFCIIYNATGLVNFAQGEFVMLGAMLMIGLTQDMGLAMPVAFVTSIAAAMLLGVFLERVPLGLARSRHVLILVLVTVGFSIAARGAASLIWGKTARALPAFSTEAPLLVAGAVISRQALWILAVTMICVALLHLFFQRTAVGQAIRAVSDNRHGAILVGVPVARMVMISFALSAGLGATAGMLIAPITGMHYSAGVMLGLKGFAAAILGGYGHVWGAVAGGLLLGVLESLAAGFVSSAYKDALAFLILLCVLWFRPAGLFGQARTRRV
- a CDS encoding D-alanine--D-alanine ligase family protein, which encodes MRILLIAGGWSDEREVSLSGATGIETSLRRMGHTVILFDPRDGLTTLPHLAEDVDFVFLNLHGAPGEDGLVQAMLDGMGKPYQGSGPAGSILALDKAVSKALFVKNNLATPPWVFVPARLGVDQYGEQISDLSAEISCPFAPPYVVKPNLGGSSLGVEMVRERNGLVPAVQKILQQGRDVLVEQYLPGVEVTCSVLGDEALPLILIRPGEGASFFDYDSKYLPGRADEVCPAPLPGDVSRGIQSMALHAHRILGLRGYSRADFILHEGQASLLEVNTLPGMTATSLLPQAAAAHGLDFDHLLARLIELGMREH
- the hypD gene encoding hydrogenase formation protein HypD, which translates into the protein MALNNASDTLAKFKDPVLCRNLLDKIRAELPGPLAFMEVCGTHTVAIFQSGLRSLLPEEIRHLSGPGCPVCVTHEGEVAAFLELARKDNVIIATFGDLMRVPGPKGTSLKQAQAEGCRIEIVYSAFDALALARKNPESRVVFLGVGFETTAPTVAATIKVAKEQGLENFLVFAMHKLVPPALAALLQDPEVNVDALILPGHVSTIIGVEPYRFLADQHGVPSIITGFEPLDILQALLLIIDQRKTGQPQVVNQYSRAVADDGNPKAREIMAEVFTISNALWRGLGRIPESGLALAGEYQRFDALTTLDVQVQDLPPLPGCRCGDVLKGKMQPTHCPLFSKPCTPATPVGPCMVSTEGSCAAYYKYAL